In Tachypleus tridentatus isolate NWPU-2018 chromosome 7, ASM421037v1, whole genome shotgun sequence, a genomic segment contains:
- the LOC143256696 gene encoding cuticle protein 16.8-like, with protein MFDKAVIFVVVVVTVSAGVPVSYDDPAVPPYDYPQPIYSPELPHDVDAPEPYSFSYETSDEFGNLQSRHEEADGTGVVRGSYGYTDVYGIYRQVEYVADADGYHAVVKTNEPGTANANPANVEVSAEETPVSQPVPPASVPKSVSPVSYPVVSAPTSIHQRPLSLLHQAYSYNPVFYSHPVPYAPEAKILAPTYVPSYPATTTTGRSKEQKQSE; from the exons ATGTTTGACAAA GCTGTAATCTTTGTTGTGGTTGTGGTAACCGTTTCTGCTGGTGTTCCGGTGTCTTATGATGATCCTGCTGTGCCACCTTACGACTACCCTCAGCCTATTTATTCTCCTGAACTACCT caTGACGTGGACGCTCCTGAACCTTACAGTTTTAGTTACGAGACTAGCGACGAGTTCGGCAATCTTCAGTCGCGTCATGAAGAAGCTGATGGTACTGGCGTAGTGAGGGGATCTTATGGATACACTGATGTCTATGGAATTTACCGCCAGGTTGAGTATGTGGCCGACGCAGATGGCTATCACGCTGTGGTGAAAACTAATGAACCCGGAACTGCGAATGCTAATCCTGCTAACGTAGAAGTTTCTGCTGAAGAGACTCCAGTTTCCCAACCTGTACCTCCAGCTTCAGTTCCTAAGTCTGTATCTCCAGTTTCTTATCCTGTTGTTTCAGCTCCAACCTCCATCCACCAGCGCCCTCTGTCTCTGCTTCATCAAGCATACAGCTACAATCCTGTTTTCTATTCTCATCCTGTCCCTTACGCTCCTGAGGCCAAGATTCTAGCCCCCACGTATGTTCCATCTTACCCTGCAACTACTACCACTGGGAGatctaaagaacaaaaacagtctGAATAA
- the LOC143256694 gene encoding uncharacterized protein LOC143256694, whose amino-acid sequence MLVKIAVFILMSVVPISALPAGYNYGQLISRERVRLTKPLETDGLIQVYSYGYRIKDKYGTVQFRKEESKGNNNARGSYGYIDASGLYRKVEYVADADGFRATVKTNEPGTTNQNPADVKIISEQEQGLEKEHSVPKEARFALYDDQTSTNYIQPTYDSTTKRIPIQSNVPRYASIYTTPALASTSVEIPEENTENLEE is encoded by the exons ATGTTAGTAAAG atagctgtttttattttaatgagcGTGGTTCCTATAAGTGCCTTACCTGCAGGATACAACTATGGTCAACTCATTAGCAGAGAACGTGTTCGTCTAACGAAACCTCTAGAAACTGAC GGCTTAATTCAGGTATATAGTTATGGTTATAGAATCAAGGACAAGTACGGCACTGTTCAGTTTCGAAAGGAAGAATCAAAAGGAAATAACAATGCCAGAGGATCTTATGGTTACATCGATGCTTCTGGCTTGTACCGTAAGGTGGAGTATGTTGCTGATGCCGATGGTTTTCGTGCAACTGTTAAAACTAATGAACCTGGTACAACTAACCAGAACCCGGCTGATGTCAAAATTATCAGTGAACAGGAGCAAGGACTGGAAAAAGAACACAGCGTTCCTAAGGAGGCAAGATTTGCGCTTTATGACGACCAGACTTCTACAAATTATATCCAGCCAACCTACGATTCAACCACGAAGAGAATACCTATCCAAAGTAATGTACCACGTTACGCATCCATATACACCACCCCGGCACTTGCTTCTACATCAGTTGAAATACCAGAAGAGAACACGGAAAATCTTGAAGAATAA